The following are encoded together in the Quadrisphaera setariae genome:
- a CDS encoding ParA family protein translates to MRSEQPSRLVMPVLNLKGGTSKTTSAVFLAHVLHESGYTVALVDADPQASSADWSRSAPEPFPFLVLPMATPRLHEQLHDHLPPEVDAVVIDTPPLADRAHVVVSALRVATLAVVPTAPTPLEYGRLAAVRETLDQAGGMRYATQRTYAPVPAAVLLTRTVANAGSTAAWREQIRADGWWCLRAQVGRLELFAQAAGDNITRATDTAYGDAMIELLEGQG, encoded by the coding sequence GTGCGCAGTGAGCAGCCCAGCCGGCTGGTGATGCCAGTCCTGAACCTCAAGGGCGGCACCTCCAAGACCACTTCGGCGGTCTTCCTCGCCCACGTCCTACATGAGTCCGGCTACACGGTGGCCCTGGTCGACGCCGACCCCCAGGCGTCCTCTGCGGACTGGAGCCGCTCAGCCCCCGAGCCCTTCCCTTTCCTCGTGCTGCCGATGGCGACCCCGCGCCTGCACGAGCAGCTGCACGACCACCTGCCGCCCGAGGTCGATGCCGTCGTCATCGACACCCCGCCTCTGGCAGATCGGGCCCACGTGGTGGTCTCGGCGTTGCGGGTGGCGACCCTCGCCGTGGTGCCGACCGCTCCGACGCCACTGGAGTACGGCCGCCTGGCCGCGGTGCGCGAGACGCTCGACCAGGCCGGCGGCATGCGCTATGCCACCCAACGCACCTACGCGCCAGTGCCTGCCGCCGTCCTGTTGACCCGGACCGTGGCCAATGCCGGTTCGACCGCCGCCTGGCGCGAGCAGATCCGTGCGGACGGCTGGTGGTGTCTGCGCGCGCAGGTGGGTCGCCTGGAGCTCTTCGCCCAAGCCGCTGGGGACAACATCACCAGGGCGACCGACACCGCCTACGGCGACGCCATGATCGAGCTACTGGAGGGGCAGGGCTAA
- a CDS encoding Pycsar system effector family protein — protein MADWTGRVDAKASFALAAESAAIGVVLKLREAPGPYSGLPDGPAEWLYWAGIACLSAAILCALLVVRPRLRARHLRAEAPENFLYFGHLRYWEPDALQRKLTDQSMLAPLCTNIINASKVAWVKHRCVQASLTLTVPASGFLVAAALLDT, from the coding sequence GTGGCTGACTGGACCGGGCGCGTCGATGCGAAGGCCTCCTTCGCCCTTGCAGCCGAGAGCGCCGCCATTGGTGTCGTCCTGAAGCTGAGAGAGGCCCCAGGTCCGTACTCCGGCCTCCCAGACGGACCGGCGGAGTGGCTGTACTGGGCTGGCATCGCATGCCTGAGCGCAGCGATCCTTTGTGCGCTGCTGGTGGTCAGGCCACGCCTGCGCGCCCGGCACCTACGTGCCGAAGCTCCGGAGAACTTCTTGTACTTCGGGCACCTGCGTTACTGGGAGCCGGACGCCTTGCAGCGCAAACTCACCGACCAGAGCATGCTGGCGCCGCTGTGCACCAACATCATCAACGCCAGCAAGGTCGCCTGGGTGAAGCACCGCTGCGTACAGGCGTCGCTCACCCTGACGGTGCCTGCGAGCGGGTTCCTCGTCGCCGCAGCACTCCTTGACACCTGA
- a CDS encoding adenylate/guanylate cyclase domain-containing protein, producing MPLADDLSRAVAAILAKPFSQRVGRVVPTTHDVGFGEAVKVKATFLYADLKDSSGLVKACQAATVGKVLRVYLDAAARLVKRNGGEIRSFDGDRIMAIYIGPGAANRSVQTALQLKWACENLLQPQLEKRFVAIPKAKWKVQPATGIATGEALMVRGGVRRHSDLVSVGLAPNLAAKLSDIRSPAAHLKIDGPTHYLLTPPLSGERSAIRWTRPRPMAMAGVQHPYYATTAMQAL from the coding sequence ATGCCCCTTGCTGATGACCTGTCTCGCGCGGTCGCGGCGATCCTGGCCAAGCCGTTCAGCCAACGCGTGGGCCGAGTGGTGCCCACCACCCATGACGTCGGCTTCGGCGAAGCCGTCAAAGTCAAAGCCACGTTCCTGTACGCCGACCTCAAAGACAGCTCTGGCCTGGTCAAAGCCTGCCAGGCAGCCACCGTCGGCAAGGTCCTTCGCGTCTACCTCGACGCGGCAGCCCGCCTCGTGAAGCGCAACGGGGGAGAGATTAGAAGCTTCGACGGCGACCGCATCATGGCGATCTACATCGGTCCTGGCGCAGCGAATCGATCAGTGCAGACAGCGCTGCAGCTCAAGTGGGCCTGCGAGAACCTCCTGCAGCCACAGCTGGAGAAGCGGTTCGTGGCAATCCCGAAAGCCAAGTGGAAGGTCCAGCCAGCCACCGGCATCGCTACCGGAGAAGCACTGATGGTGCGTGGTGGGGTGCGCCGCCACAGCGACCTGGTCTCTGTGGGCTTGGCCCCCAACCTTGCCGCCAAGCTCAGCGACATCCGCAGCCCCGCGGCCCACCTGAAGATCGACGGCCCCACCCACTACCTGCTCACCCCTCCGTTGTCTGGGGAGCGTTCAGCGATCCGCTGGACGCGCCCCAGACCGATGGCCATGGCAGGCGTACAACACCCGTACTACGCCACCACCGCCATGCAGGCCCTGTGA
- a CDS encoding relaxase/mobilization nuclease domain-containing protein yields the protein MAGNVPGRWQDQAVMIDETVAARPGVVKGIWRTSLRAAPQDRVLSDGEWGQIATGYISAMGLTEHPWTATRHGEDHIHLTVSRVSWAGTVASLSHDFTKAQTACRSIEVAHQLIDASARYDRARPQISHGERERGQRLAAQTADRAAAPGRDGSSEGSRQLLGGGERERLRELVGTATALAAASGRGREGFEEHLTRSGVLFRANVASTGRVSGYSYGLDGHVDAGGTQVFFKGSQLGKDYTWAATSALLTQPGEQPSGKPAIGVALKEGQGPVPEPVRETGSKPGQTPTQNPAHGLGEQSQRERLLVEHHAVVAHRQQLTRDRITAQSSHRGALSALEAARRALEVASRSHREASADWQQLAREVERTAVAVATAIAAGQELSAARRAREQLAAPWAVLGGRPTAAAQRAAVLLEAQRAQEDAQAREVAGRARMTHAEGAVGAARQQVTAAQAEADRTGQVAAQAAVREQRATGQLTAWEVEQAQHAPPSPLQQALDRARGHHPGAGQPGPWRQPPGPSRGSGPSR from the coding sequence GTGGCCGGCAACGTGCCCGGCCGCTGGCAGGACCAAGCGGTGATGATCGATGAGACCGTCGCCGCCCGTCCGGGGGTGGTCAAGGGGATCTGGCGCACCAGCTTGCGCGCGGCCCCGCAGGACCGGGTGCTCTCCGATGGCGAGTGGGGACAGATCGCCACCGGCTACATCAGCGCGATGGGATTGACCGAGCACCCGTGGACGGCGACCCGCCACGGGGAGGACCACATCCATCTCACCGTCTCCCGGGTCTCCTGGGCGGGCACGGTCGCCTCGCTGTCGCATGACTTCACCAAGGCCCAGACCGCCTGCCGCAGCATCGAGGTCGCCCACCAGCTGATCGATGCCTCGGCCCGGTATGACCGGGCGCGTCCGCAGATCAGCCATGGGGAACGCGAACGCGGGCAGCGCCTGGCTGCCCAGACCGCCGATCGGGCCGCTGCGCCGGGGCGAGACGGGAGCTCTGAAGGTTCGAGGCAGCTGCTGGGTGGCGGTGAGCGGGAGCGGCTGCGGGAGCTGGTGGGGACCGCGACTGCGCTGGCCGCCGCCAGCGGCAGAGGCCGGGAGGGGTTCGAGGAGCACTTGACCCGCTCGGGGGTGCTGTTCCGGGCCAACGTGGCCTCCACCGGACGGGTCTCGGGGTACTCCTACGGCCTGGACGGTCACGTGGATGCCGGCGGGACGCAGGTGTTCTTCAAGGGCTCTCAGCTGGGCAAGGACTACACCTGGGCGGCGACCAGCGCACTGCTGACCCAGCCCGGTGAGCAGCCGTCGGGCAAGCCCGCTATCGGGGTGGCCCTGAAGGAAGGCCAGGGCCCGGTGCCTGAGCCAGTGCGGGAGACAGGATCGAAGCCGGGGCAGACGCCGACCCAGAACCCGGCTCACGGGCTAGGGGAGCAGTCCCAGCGGGAACGCCTCCTGGTCGAGCACCACGCGGTGGTGGCCCACCGTCAACAGCTCACCCGCGACCGCATCACCGCCCAGAGCTCCCACCGCGGCGCGCTGTCGGCGCTGGAAGCAGCACGACGAGCCCTGGAGGTGGCCAGCCGCTCCCACCGTGAAGCGAGCGCGGACTGGCAGCAGCTGGCACGCGAGGTTGAGCGCACTGCGGTCGCGGTCGCCACAGCGATCGCGGCCGGACAGGAGCTGTCGGCGGCACGGCGAGCCCGTGAGCAGCTGGCCGCACCATGGGCGGTGCTCGGGGGACGGCCCACCGCCGCAGCGCAACGTGCCGCGGTCCTGCTCGAGGCACAGCGCGCGCAGGAGGACGCCCAGGCGCGGGAGGTGGCGGGGCGGGCGCGGATGACCCACGCCGAGGGCGCCGTGGGAGCCGCTCGTCAGCAGGTCACCGCTGCCCAGGCCGAAGCCGACCGCACCGGGCAGGTCGCCGCGCAGGCCGCGGTGCGTGAGCAGCGAGCAACCGGTCAGCTCACCGCCTGGGAGGTCGAGCAGGCACAGCACGCGCCGCCGTCACCGCTGCAACAGGCACTGGACCGCGCCCGCGGCCACCACCCCGGGGCAGGTCAGCCGGGCCCCTGGCGCCAACCTCCAGGGCCATCCCGGGGCTCCGGACCCAGCCGCTGA